In a genomic window of Erigeron canadensis isolate Cc75 chromosome 5, C_canadensis_v1, whole genome shotgun sequence:
- the LOC122601682 gene encoding glutathione S-transferase T3-like: MDSHLNRDSGRTPEMCRSKWKDLKHKVSGFCGIYNVNKSKMLSGQSDEDVFKASVALYMRKYNNKSGFPHVEAWPVLRRGPKWSEVLTLEGICEESGSKRARTEGSVHVRSSGEASVHIDLNEDQLEQEKEGGNDIDNAPVHPARPVPPRRKAKGKQPAPSASTTSEEFLKIVAELKCDNEDKKRAREEKMQMQKAMMDSYMAAEEARKKREEEMTRMV; this comes from the coding sequence ATGGATTCACACTTGAATCGTGATTCGGGGCGTACCCCGGAAATGTGTCGGtcgaaatggaaggatttgaagcATAAGGTGTCGGGTTTTTGTGGTATCTACAATGTGAACAAAAGTAAGATGTTGAGTGGCCAAAGTGACGAGGATGTGTTTAAGGCGTCTGTGGCATTGTATATGCGGAAATACAATAACAAGTCCGGGTTTCCGCATGTAGAGGCGTGGCCGGTTTTGAGGAGAGGACCGAAATGGTCGGAGGTTCTTACTTTGGAGGGGATTTGTGAGGAGTCGGGTAGCAAACGGGCAAGAACAGAAGGGTCTGTCCATGTACGTTCATCAGGGGAGGCATCGGTCCACATTGACTTGAATGAGGACCAGTTGGAGCAGGAAAAAGAGGGAGGGAACGACATTGATAATGCACCCGTACATCCTGCTAGACCCGTCCCACCCCGCCGTAAAGCTAAGGGTAAGCAGCCTGCTCCTTCCGCCTCTACTACATCTGAGGAGTTCTTGAAGATAGTCGCGGAGTTGAAATGCGACAATGAGGATAAAAAACGAGCTCGGGAGGAGAAGATGCAGATGCAGAAGGCGATGATGGATAGCTATATGGCGGCGGAGGAGGCTAGGAAGAAACGGGAGGAGGAGATGACACGGATGGTCTAG
- the LOC122600443 gene encoding uncharacterized protein LOC122600443: MMKKLTIRCTTLDLVEVDPICGMESDFIRMKLKDNNGCDGGRPLSLPIPAHTLVMVLYYCKKRGKIKLSHYQGDDDDENLSAQQLKEFDTKFVNYIRLYPDSSVFLNIFDAALKLRVKHLYDLILDDVASICDKLSAKKLEKTIQVGRIYGPKDITSFNWAYSINATHVKLDTPI, encoded by the exons ATGATGAAGAAGTTGACGATTCGATGTACTACCTTGGATCTTGTGGAGGTGGATCCGATCTGTGGCATGGAGTCTGATTTTATACGTATGAAGCTCAAGGATAATAATGGATGTGACGGTGGCCGCCCGTTAAGTCTTCCTATCCCAGCCCACACCCTTGTAATGGTTCTTTACTACTGTAAAAAACGTGGCAAGATCAAGCTTTCTCATTATCAGGGCGACGATGACGATGAAAACCTCTCCGCCCAACAGCTCAAGGAATTCGATACCAAATTTGTCAATTATATCCGTCTGTATCCGGATTCCTCTGTTTTCTTGAATATATTCGAT gCTGCATTAAAGCTCCGTGTCAAACACCTCTATGATCTGATCCTTGATGATGTTGCTAGCATCTGCGACAAATTGAGTGCTAAAAAGTTGGAAAAGACCATCCAAGTGGGCCGTATTTATGGTCCTAAGGATATAACAAGTTTCAATTGGGCTTATTCTATAAATGCTACCCATGTCAAATTGGACACACCTATATAA